The following coding sequences lie in one Mycobacterium sp. DL440 genomic window:
- the eccB gene encoding type VII secretion protein EccB translates to MAHALVRGDARMLDDPLRAQAVAYGAGCALTAVAIAVGAVLALVRPGSVPGDAPILMARDTGALYVRIDDTVHPVPNVASARLIVGTPANPVVVNDAALAKFRRGPLVGIPGAPARLGRPLSVDESDWAICDGTEPAETVLLGRSDPGMVTLSSGQALLVSERAVGATSYLLADGWRARVDLRDIAVVRALHLEGVAAQPVSQALLDSVPEAPPLQAPSIAGLGNRGPAALGGLAVGTVVRVVRAGPAEFYVVLTDGLQRVGRVAADVIRFSVAQSHGEPPLVPADAVADVPVADSLAVARFPERVLPRARAVVCARWDPRQPRSDTNTSVAMADSLPDHSVQLAQADGDGPNVDRVQIPDGRSILLQAGGVAPDAIDGGPLYLLNDLGVLFGVRDGATAEMLGLGTNAVPAPWPMLAMLPRGPELNRDAASVVRDALPGVRAAPS, encoded by the coding sequence ATGGCACACGCGTTGGTTCGCGGTGACGCGCGGATGCTCGACGATCCGCTGCGCGCCCAGGCGGTCGCCTACGGTGCGGGCTGTGCACTGACGGCCGTCGCGATCGCGGTGGGTGCGGTGCTCGCGCTGGTGCGCCCCGGCTCGGTGCCGGGCGATGCGCCGATCCTGATGGCGCGCGACACCGGCGCGCTGTACGTCCGTATCGACGACACCGTGCACCCGGTGCCCAATGTCGCCTCGGCCCGGCTCATCGTTGGTACACCGGCGAATCCGGTGGTGGTCAACGATGCTGCATTGGCGAAGTTCCGGCGCGGGCCGCTGGTGGGCATCCCTGGCGCCCCGGCCCGGCTCGGTCGACCACTGAGCGTCGACGAATCGGACTGGGCCATCTGCGACGGTACCGAGCCGGCCGAGACGGTACTGCTGGGCCGGTCCGACCCGGGGATGGTGACGTTGAGTAGCGGTCAGGCGCTGTTGGTGTCAGAGCGCGCGGTCGGGGCGACGTCGTACCTGTTGGCCGACGGATGGCGCGCCCGGGTGGATCTGCGCGACATCGCGGTGGTGCGGGCACTGCATCTGGAAGGTGTGGCAGCCCAGCCGGTTTCGCAAGCCCTGTTGGATTCGGTGCCGGAAGCGCCGCCGTTGCAGGCGCCGTCGATTGCGGGCCTGGGAAACCGAGGGCCGGCCGCGCTGGGCGGACTCGCGGTGGGCACCGTGGTGCGCGTGGTGCGCGCCGGCCCTGCGGAGTTCTATGTGGTGCTGACCGACGGCCTCCAACGCGTCGGCCGGGTGGCGGCCGACGTCATCCGCTTCAGCGTGGCACAGTCGCATGGCGAACCGCCCCTGGTCCCGGCCGATGCGGTGGCCGACGTGCCGGTCGCTGACAGCCTCGCGGTGGCCCGGTTCCCGGAACGGGTATTGCCGCGGGCACGCGCGGTGGTGTGCGCCCGCTGGGATCCGCGACAGCCCCGGTCGGATACGAATACCAGTGTGGCCATGGCTGATTCGCTGCCTGATCACAGTGTGCAGCTGGCACAGGCCGATGGCGACGGGCCGAATGTCGACCGCGTGCAGATCCCGGACGGCCGCAGCATTCTGCTGCAGGCCGGAGGCGTGGCACCCGACGCCATCGATGGTGGGCCGCTGTATTTGTTGAACGATCTCGGTGTCCTGTTCGGCGTCCGCGACGGGGCGACCGCCGAAATGCTCGGCCTGGGGACCAACGCTGTTCCTGCGCCGTGGCCGATGCTGGCCATGCTGCCCCGGGGCCCCGAACTGAACCGCGACGCGGCCTCAGTCGTGCGAGACGCGCTGCCCGGCGTCCGAGCAGCGCCGTCGTAA
- the mycP gene encoding type VII secretion-associated serine protease mycosin encodes MNRSGPLAAALIAGLPLLSIAPAAAVVPPAVDATLLPRPAPPGPVERTEQRQPCYQSPADTTTTAPGNPLGLESVWPLTRGAGQKIAVIDTGVARHRLLPHLIGGGDYVSRGDGTVDCDGHGTIVAGIAGAAPSAGFSGVAPDAAILAIRQSSNKFAADGGSTGVGDVNTLAMAVRTAADLGATVINISSPACVSASAAPDDRALGAALSYAVDVRNVVVVAAAGNVGAGCTQQDGPVGPAGEPDWNSVRSVSSPGWYDDLVLCVGSVGSEGTASVFSLAGPWVDVAAPGENLVSLHPDGERLIDSIGRVAPISGTSYAAPVVAGLAALVRARFPQLSAREVMRRIEDTARTPADGWNPLVGNGVVDALAAVSGGTPSSASVPTAPASVAPAARVAIDPRPQRIAFGGAAVCVGATVLTALALAARRLRRRCSDAGQRVSHD; translated from the coding sequence GTGAACCGGTCAGGCCCGTTGGCCGCGGCGCTGATTGCCGGGCTTCCGCTGCTGTCCATCGCGCCGGCAGCGGCGGTCGTACCGCCGGCTGTCGATGCGACCCTGCTGCCTCGGCCGGCGCCGCCGGGGCCCGTCGAGCGAACCGAGCAGCGCCAACCCTGCTACCAATCCCCGGCCGACACCACCACCACCGCGCCGGGCAACCCGCTGGGCCTGGAATCGGTATGGCCGCTCACCCGCGGCGCGGGCCAGAAGATCGCGGTGATCGACACCGGTGTCGCCCGGCACCGACTGTTGCCGCACCTGATTGGAGGCGGCGACTATGTGTCCCGCGGCGACGGCACCGTCGATTGCGACGGCCACGGCACGATCGTTGCCGGAATCGCCGGTGCCGCACCGAGTGCCGGCTTCAGCGGGGTCGCACCCGACGCCGCTATCCTGGCTATCCGGCAGTCGAGCAACAAGTTCGCCGCGGACGGTGGCTCGACCGGCGTCGGTGACGTCAACACCCTTGCCATGGCGGTGCGCACCGCGGCCGACCTCGGTGCAACCGTCATCAACATCTCGTCTCCCGCCTGCGTGTCAGCCAGCGCCGCACCCGACGACCGTGCCCTCGGCGCCGCGCTGAGCTATGCCGTCGATGTCCGCAACGTCGTGGTGGTGGCCGCGGCCGGCAACGTCGGCGCGGGCTGCACGCAGCAGGACGGCCCCGTCGGGCCAGCTGGCGAGCCCGACTGGAACAGCGTCCGCTCGGTATCCAGCCCGGGGTGGTACGACGACCTGGTGTTGTGCGTGGGTTCGGTCGGATCCGAAGGCACCGCATCGGTCTTCAGCCTGGCGGGCCCTTGGGTCGACGTGGCTGCGCCCGGTGAGAATCTCGTGTCGCTACACCCCGACGGCGAGCGGTTGATCGACTCGATCGGCCGTGTTGCCCCGATTTCGGGAACCAGCTATGCCGCGCCCGTGGTGGCCGGGCTTGCCGCCCTGGTGCGAGCCCGGTTCCCGCAGCTGAGCGCGCGCGAGGTGATGCGCCGTATCGAAGACACCGCACGTACCCCGGCCGACGGCTGGAATCCGTTGGTCGGGAACGGTGTCGTCGACGCCCTGGCCGCGGTCAGCGGCGGCACCCCGTCGTCTGCATCCGTGCCGACCGCTCCGGCCTCGGTGGCGCCGGCCGCTCGGGTTGCGATCGATCCCCGGCCCCAACGCATCGCCTTCGGCGGCGCCGCCGTGTGTGTCGGCGCGACGGTTCTGACCGCACTGGCGCTGGCGGCCAGGCGGTTACGACGGCGCTGCTCGGACGCCGGGCAGCGCGTCTCGCACGACTGA
- the eccD gene encoding type VII secretion integral membrane protein EccD: MPDSLRYVSIHCGAPDEAGHATVDLSLPVAMTVGELLPWIVDALGAGDGTPRRWRLVHLGGHSLDESATLLQNDVHDGDLLVLAGARDNPTPDWSLPAALTVDAIEDALPAGLRVAACLWACALGVVALTWARLASQGLDRIAAAAAVAAAVTAVAVAAPRFGLSSAKVATLNVAALAHVAVLGFLVVPAGPAPANFFLAATAAGSLAAVLMRVSGCGTDVLLAISTVAGVVAVATGCAAMWPLATPALGSLVSALGVGLLPLTPRLSIALAGLTPPVPEYPGAESAVSNSSTFDAGARALVGHRHLVSLVVGCAAAAALGTAILTFAGPPRVTAVEVAFAAAVGLALLLRSRTYASGHCRTATSTAGFLSLTAAFILVVAWLPAGASWTGFLAVGAGIAVVWPVTIQSPVVARVADALEYGALAAVVPLACWLAGAFDVVRDLALR, from the coding sequence ATGCCGGATTCGTTGCGCTACGTGTCGATTCACTGTGGCGCGCCTGACGAGGCGGGGCATGCCACCGTCGACCTGTCCCTGCCCGTCGCGATGACCGTTGGTGAACTGCTGCCGTGGATCGTCGACGCGCTCGGTGCCGGCGACGGGACGCCGCGGCGCTGGCGTTTGGTACACCTGGGTGGGCACAGCCTGGACGAGTCGGCAACCCTGTTACAGAACGACGTTCACGATGGCGATCTGCTGGTCCTGGCCGGTGCCCGCGACAATCCCACGCCTGATTGGTCGCTGCCTGCCGCACTGACGGTGGACGCCATAGAGGACGCCCTGCCCGCCGGACTGCGGGTCGCCGCCTGCCTGTGGGCCTGCGCTCTGGGCGTCGTGGCGTTGACCTGGGCCAGGCTCGCCAGTCAGGGGTTGGACCGCATCGCCGCGGCCGCGGCGGTGGCAGCAGCTGTCACCGCCGTGGCCGTGGCCGCACCACGTTTCGGTCTGAGCTCGGCCAAGGTGGCGACGCTCAACGTCGCAGCCCTCGCGCACGTGGCGGTCCTCGGTTTCCTCGTCGTTCCGGCCGGGCCGGCTCCCGCGAACTTCTTCCTGGCCGCGACGGCTGCCGGCTCGCTGGCTGCGGTGCTGATGCGCGTATCCGGTTGCGGCACAGACGTTCTTCTTGCGATCTCGACGGTCGCCGGGGTGGTCGCCGTCGCGACTGGTTGCGCCGCGATGTGGCCCTTGGCCACACCGGCGTTGGGTTCGTTGGTCAGCGCGCTCGGCGTGGGCCTGTTACCGCTGACCCCGCGGCTGTCCATTGCCCTGGCCGGCCTGACGCCGCCGGTACCCGAGTACCCCGGCGCCGAGAGCGCCGTATCGAACAGCTCCACCTTCGACGCCGGCGCACGTGCGCTTGTCGGGCATCGGCACCTGGTGAGCCTGGTCGTCGGTTGCGCGGCCGCGGCCGCGCTGGGAACCGCAATCCTCACCTTCGCCGGCCCGCCACGGGTCACGGCCGTCGAAGTCGCGTTCGCCGCGGCCGTTGGCCTGGCGCTGCTGCTGCGCTCACGCACCTATGCGTCGGGCCATTGCCGCACCGCGACGAGTACCGCCGGATTCCTCTCGCTCACCGCGGCTTTCATTCTCGTGGTGGCCTGGCTTCCAGCAGGGGCCAGTTGGACCGGATTTCTCGCCGTCGGCGCCGGGATCGCCGTCGTCTGGCCGGTCACGATCCAGAGCCCCGTGGTGGCCCGCGTCGCCGACGCCCTCGAATACGGCGCGCTGGCCGCGGTGGTGCCGCTGGCGTGTTGGCTCGCCGGCGCTTTCGATGTCGTTCGCGACCTGGCGCTGAGGTGA
- a CDS encoding CGNR zinc finger domain-containing protein, with product MLFTYDTELTLRAAMVLVNTDRVEGEQLSDQAALNAYLDEFGWTGRRDRDDAELGAVRGLRERVGEIWAVADDEEETVRRVNALLSDTKAAPWLTRHKEMPEWHLHLASVDDPLAQRMGAEMAMALADLIRGGELRRLKICAAPDCEAVLTDLSRNRSRLFCDTGNCGNRQHVAAYRQRQRAE from the coding sequence ATGCTTTTTACCTATGACACGGAGCTCACGCTCCGGGCCGCGATGGTGTTGGTGAACACCGATCGGGTAGAAGGCGAACAACTGTCCGACCAGGCAGCGCTGAACGCCTACCTGGATGAGTTCGGTTGGACCGGCCGGCGCGACCGCGACGACGCCGAACTCGGGGCGGTGCGCGGGCTGCGCGAGCGCGTGGGGGAGATCTGGGCGGTGGCCGACGACGAGGAGGAGACGGTCCGTCGGGTCAATGCCCTGCTGAGCGATACCAAGGCGGCGCCGTGGCTGACCCGGCACAAGGAGATGCCGGAATGGCACCTGCACCTGGCGTCGGTCGACGACCCGTTGGCGCAGCGGATGGGCGCCGAGATGGCGATGGCGCTGGCCGACCTGATCCGCGGCGGCGAACTGCGCCGCCTCAAGATCTGCGCGGCGCCGGACTGTGAGGCGGTGCTGACCGACCTGTCGCGCAACCGCTCCCGCCTCTTCTGCGACACCGGCAACTGCGGTAACCGCCAGCACGTCGCGGCCTACCGGCAGCGTCAGCGTGCCGAGTAG
- a CDS encoding cutinase family protein, with protein sequence MAIDLVRRCTVFAAAALTAAAAVVAPALAPTPTAGLGVGLPLAKAADCPDIEVVFARGTNDTPGLGRIGNAFVSSLRNKVGGRSVGAYAVSYPASFDFLAAAGGANDASGHIQWMVDNCPATRLVLGGYSQGAAVIDVIAAVPFPAVGFNAPLPPNVPEHVAAVAVFGNPSAKLGLPLTSSPVYGGRAIDLCNPGDPICGDGDSVQAHRAYEGAANDAANFVAGLL encoded by the coding sequence GTGGCCATTGATCTTGTTCGTCGCTGCACCGTGTTCGCGGCAGCAGCGCTCACCGCTGCTGCTGCCGTCGTCGCACCGGCTCTGGCGCCCACCCCCACCGCGGGGCTCGGCGTAGGCCTTCCCCTGGCCAAAGCCGCCGACTGCCCCGACATCGAGGTGGTCTTCGCCCGCGGCACCAACGACACCCCGGGTCTCGGCCGGATCGGCAATGCGTTCGTCAGTTCGCTGCGCAACAAGGTCGGCGGCCGTTCGGTCGGCGCCTACGCGGTGAGTTATCCGGCCAGCTTCGACTTCCTGGCCGCGGCCGGCGGCGCCAACGATGCCTCCGGCCACATCCAGTGGATGGTGGACAACTGCCCCGCCACCCGGCTGGTGCTGGGCGGCTACTCCCAGGGCGCCGCAGTGATCGACGTGATCGCCGCCGTTCCGTTCCCGGCCGTCGGCTTCAACGCACCGCTGCCGCCGAATGTCCCCGAGCACGTCGCCGCGGTCGCCGTCTTCGGCAACCCGTCGGCCAAACTCGGACTGCCGCTGACCTCCAGTCCCGTATACGGAGGCCGCGCCATCGACCTGTGCAACCCCGGCGATCCGATCTGCGGCGACGGCGACAGTGTGCAGGCACACCGGGCTTACGAAGGTGCGGCCAACGACGCCGCGAACTTCGTCGCCGGACTGTTGTAG
- a CDS encoding cutinase family protein, producing MLPVSLLRKSARVAAIVSTLVSAAFPLALAAPATAEPCSDVEVIFARGTNDAPGLGRPGQAFADGLSSRLGGRSVATYAVNYPASYDFLAAADGANDAANRIATLASSCPSTKVVLGGYSQGAAVVDMLAGIPPLGNRVGEIGSAPPLAGDLVPQVAAVAVFGNPSTKFGIPITSSVFGGKAIDICKDGDPICSRGRNPFAHSDYVGMADQAVNFVAGIV from the coding sequence ATGTTGCCCGTGAGTCTCCTCCGGAAGTCGGCCCGGGTGGCCGCGATTGTCTCAACCCTGGTCAGCGCAGCTTTCCCGCTTGCGCTCGCCGCACCCGCCACGGCCGAACCGTGCTCCGACGTCGAGGTGATCTTCGCCCGCGGAACCAATGACGCGCCCGGACTGGGGCGGCCGGGTCAGGCCTTTGCCGACGGGCTGAGCTCGCGACTCGGCGGCCGCTCCGTAGCCACCTACGCGGTGAACTACCCGGCCAGCTACGACTTCCTGGCCGCCGCCGACGGCGCCAACGACGCTGCCAACCGCATCGCCACGCTGGCGTCCTCCTGCCCGTCCACCAAGGTCGTACTGGGCGGCTACTCACAGGGCGCCGCGGTCGTGGACATGCTGGCAGGCATCCCGCCGCTCGGAAACAGGGTCGGGGAGATCGGATCCGCGCCGCCGCTCGCGGGCGACCTCGTGCCCCAGGTCGCTGCCGTTGCCGTATTCGGCAACCCGTCGACGAAATTCGGCATCCCGATCACCTCGTCGGTGTTCGGTGGCAAGGCCATCGACATCTGCAAGGACGGGGACCCTATCTGCTCACGCGGCCGGAACCCCTTCGCGCACAGCGACTACGTCGGCATGGCAGATCAGGCCGTCAACTTCGTCGCAGGAATCGTCTAG
- a CDS encoding cutinase family protein: MECVIVRRMFTALITTLSAVVTPMAVAPSMIGAAHGAVCPPAEVVFARGRMEPPGPGQVGTAFIKTLRALRGPNISFYPVNYPADTQVDVGANDMSRHVQWMTRNCPRTKLVLGGYSLGAAATDLVLAMPVSAFTFSSPLPRGTDQHIAAVALFGNGANWAGPITLLNPTYQSRTIDLCHSDDPICNPSSPYTWRAGWQDHLAPGYIRSGMVAQAAKFVAARL, from the coding sequence ATCGAATGCGTGATTGTCCGCCGGATGTTCACCGCGCTCATCACCACCCTGTCTGCCGTCGTGACGCCGATGGCGGTAGCGCCCAGCATGATTGGCGCCGCCCATGGCGCCGTGTGCCCGCCGGCGGAGGTGGTGTTCGCCCGCGGCCGGATGGAACCCCCAGGCCCCGGTCAGGTCGGCACCGCATTCATCAAGACGCTGCGAGCCCTCCGAGGTCCGAATATCAGTTTCTATCCGGTGAATTACCCGGCGGATACCCAGGTCGACGTGGGCGCCAACGACATGAGCCGGCACGTGCAGTGGATGACCCGCAATTGTCCGAGGACCAAGCTCGTGCTGGGCGGCTATTCGTTGGGTGCCGCCGCCACCGATCTCGTTCTGGCCATGCCGGTTTCGGCGTTCACCTTCAGCAGTCCGTTACCGCGTGGCACCGACCAACACATTGCGGCGGTGGCATTGTTCGGCAATGGCGCAAACTGGGCCGGTCCGATCACGTTGTTGAACCCGACGTATCAGAGTCGCACTATCGATCTGTGTCATAGCGACGACCCGATCTGTAATCCGAGCAGTCCATACACCTGGCGGGCCGGGTGGCAGGACCATCTGGCGCCCGGCTACATCCGCTCGGGCATGGTGGCGCAGGCAGCCAAGTTCGTCGCCGCCCGACTCTGA
- a CDS encoding cutinase family protein codes for MLQRWIVVAAVLAVAFAVLPVVSAALPGSPAVANAASCPPVEVVFARGRTEPAGVGTLGNAFVSALRSKTNKNIGVYAVRYPADSEVDIGANDMSGHIQYMMNNCPDTRLVVGGYSLGAAVADVVLAVPFTGFGFKTPLPAGADGHIAAVALFGNGAAWVGPITRFSPVYADRTIELCHGADPICNPADPDTWKNNWPDHLAGAYIDGGMVNQAADFVAGRLN; via the coding sequence CTGCTGCAGCGCTGGATCGTTGTGGCCGCCGTCCTCGCGGTGGCCTTCGCCGTCCTGCCGGTCGTCTCCGCTGCCCTGCCCGGTTCGCCGGCCGTGGCCAACGCCGCCTCGTGTCCTCCGGTCGAGGTGGTCTTCGCCCGCGGCCGTACCGAGCCCGCCGGGGTCGGCACGCTCGGGAACGCGTTCGTGAGCGCCCTGCGGTCCAAGACCAACAAGAACATCGGTGTCTATGCCGTTCGGTACCCGGCAGACAGCGAAGTCGACATCGGCGCCAACGACATGAGCGGCCACATCCAGTACATGATGAACAACTGCCCGGACACCCGGTTGGTGGTCGGCGGGTACTCGTTGGGCGCGGCAGTCGCCGACGTCGTGCTTGCCGTCCCGTTCACCGGCTTCGGCTTCAAGACACCGCTCCCCGCGGGCGCCGACGGGCACATCGCCGCGGTCGCCCTGTTCGGCAACGGCGCCGCATGGGTGGGTCCCATCACACGCTTCAGCCCGGTCTACGCCGACCGGACCATCGAGTTGTGCCACGGTGCCGACCCGATCTGCAATCCGGCCGACCCCGACACCTGGAAGAACAACTGGCCTGATCACCTGGCCGGTGCCTACATCGACGGCGGAATGGTCAACCAGGCCGCGGATTTCGTAGCGGGTCGGCTGAATTGA
- a CDS encoding DMT family transporter produces MTAEAQLDRTTADNHFRIGLLFAVSSALAFGSSGPFAKALMESGWSPTAAVTARLAGGALMMAAFASVVRPGWIREVLDHAKTVVGYGLIPIAGAQLCYYNAVAHLSVGVALLLEYTAPILVVGWVWASTRHRPSAMTFGGVAVAIAGIVLVLDVFSGAQINLAGVSWGLAAAVCAACYFMMSNKASTDGDGLSPISLAAGGLVVGTAAVTLLGVTGIMPLTFTTHPVTIAGHTTAWLVPVIALGLIPTALAYTLGIVGIARLKPRFASLVGLSEVLFAVLIAWIMLGEAMSVSQAIGGAVVLVGLAVARQGDRGEQADPETPTQIELATWPDMALQETSERAND; encoded by the coding sequence ATGACTGCCGAAGCCCAGCTCGACCGCACGACCGCCGATAACCACTTCCGGATAGGCCTATTGTTCGCCGTCAGCTCCGCGCTGGCGTTCGGCTCATCGGGCCCGTTCGCCAAAGCCCTGATGGAATCCGGCTGGAGCCCCACCGCGGCCGTCACGGCCCGACTCGCCGGCGGGGCGCTCATGATGGCCGCCTTCGCCAGCGTCGTCCGGCCCGGCTGGATCCGCGAGGTGCTCGACCATGCCAAGACCGTCGTCGGCTACGGCCTGATCCCGATCGCGGGCGCGCAACTCTGCTACTACAACGCCGTCGCACACCTGTCCGTCGGCGTGGCCCTGCTGCTCGAGTACACCGCACCGATCCTCGTGGTCGGCTGGGTCTGGGCCAGCACCCGGCACCGGCCCAGCGCGATGACCTTCGGCGGCGTGGCGGTCGCCATCGCCGGCATCGTTCTGGTGCTCGACGTGTTCAGCGGCGCCCAGATCAACCTCGCCGGAGTGAGCTGGGGCCTGGCCGCCGCCGTGTGCGCCGCCTGCTACTTCATGATGTCCAACAAGGCCAGCACCGACGGAGACGGGCTCAGCCCCATCAGCCTGGCCGCAGGCGGCCTGGTCGTCGGCACTGCGGCCGTGACACTTCTCGGCGTCACCGGCATCATGCCTCTGACCTTCACGACCCACCCCGTGACCATCGCCGGACACACGACCGCGTGGCTGGTACCGGTGATCGCGCTCGGCCTGATCCCCACTGCCCTGGCGTACACCCTGGGCATCGTCGGGATCGCCAGGCTCAAGCCGCGCTTTGCCTCGCTGGTCGGGCTGTCCGAGGTGCTGTTCGCGGTCCTCATCGCCTGGATCATGCTGGGCGAGGCCATGTCGGTGAGCCAGGCGATCGGCGGCGCGGTGGTACTGGTGGGTCTGGCAGTGGCCCGCCAGGGCGACCGCGGTGAGCAGGCGGACCCGGAAACGCCCACCCAGATCGAGCTGGCGACCTGGCCCGATATGGCCCTGCAGGAGACGTCCGAACGGGCAAACGATTAG